In Aphelocoma coerulescens isolate FSJ_1873_10779 chromosome 3, UR_Acoe_1.0, whole genome shotgun sequence, a single window of DNA contains:
- the TPD52L1 gene encoding tumor protein D53 isoform X4, producing MISEEEKEELKIELAKLEDEISTLRQVLAAKEKHLVEIKQKLGVSLMNELKQNFSKSWHDMQTTSAYKKTHETLSHAGQKATAAISNVGTAISKKFGDMRSHSIGYSIRHSISMPAMRNSPTFKSFEEKVETTVTSLKTKVGGTSHTGGSFEEVLSSTAHASAQSSLAGTRLPESEEELQC from the exons CTAGAGGATGAAATTTCAACTTTGCGGCAAGTGCTAGCAGCCAAAGAGAAGCACCTGGttgaaattaaacaaaaactTGGCGTAAGTCTGATGAATGAACTGAAGCAGAACTTTAGCAAAAGCTGGCATGATATGCAGACAACTTCTGC ttaCAAGAAAACACATGAGACCCTGAGCCATGCGGGGCAAAAAGCAACAGCAGCTATCAGCAATGTAGGAACAGCTATCAGCAAGAAGTTTGGAGATATGAG ATCGCATTCAATTGG CTACTCTATTCGCCATTCCATAAGCATGCCTGCAATGAG gAATTCTCCAACTTTCAAATCGTTTGAGGAGAAGGTTGAAACCACTGTCACAAGCCTTAAG ACCAAGGTTGGTGGGACAAGCCACACAGGAGGCAGTTTTGAAGAAGTTCTCAGCTCTACAGCCCATGCCAGTGCTCAGAGCTCCCTTGCTGGCACCCGCCTCCCTGAAAGTGAAGAAGAGCTTCAGTGTTAA
- the HDDC2 gene encoding 5'-deoxynucleotidase HDDC2, with protein MAAGGGAGLLPFLRLLGQLKRVPRTGWVYRNVANPESVSDHMYRMAMMALVTEDKNLNKDRCIRLALVHDMAECIVGDIAPADNIPKEEKHRREETAMQQLTQLLSEDLGKEIYELWEEYENQSTAEARFVKELDQCEMILQAFEYEELENTPGRLQDFFDSTAGKFVHPEILQLVSLINTERKKRIAATSHPHS; from the exons atggcggcgggcggcggggccgggctgctGCCCTTCCTGCGGCTGCTGGGGCAGCTCAAG AGAGTACCGCGGACAGGATGGGTGTACAGGAACGTGGCAAACCCAGAGAGCGTCTCCGATCATATGTACAGGATGGCGATGATGGCTTTGGTGACTGAAGATAAAAACCTTAACAAGGACAG ATGCATACGATTAGCTTTGGTTCATGATATGGCTGAATGCATTGTTGGAGATATTGCTCCTGCAGATAATATCCCAAAAGAGGAGAAACACAGGCGAGAAGAG acagctATGCAACAACTGACCCAGCTTCTATCTGAGGACCTCGGAAAAGAAATCTATGAACTCTGGGAA GAATATGAAAACCAGTCTACTGCAGAGGCCAGGTTTGTAAAGGAGTTGGATCAGTGTGAGATGATACTGCAAGCATTTGAGTACGAAGAGTTGGAAAACACACCTGGCAGACTGCAGGATTTTTTTGATTCAACTGCTG gaaaGTTTGTTCACCCAGAAATACTCCAGCTTGTATCTCTGATtaatacagaaaggaaaaaaagaatagctGCCACATCTCATCCACATTCCTGA